A genome region from Erigeron canadensis isolate Cc75 chromosome 3, C_canadensis_v1, whole genome shotgun sequence includes the following:
- the LOC122591186 gene encoding vacuolar cation/proton exchanger 3-like — protein MIIQNTNVRETKLTNILMASSEPWLLENGSEKRLTKETRHGHGHSRTAHNKSASSLRRKSDRSLVSKVPCSTLRNLLANVQEVILGTKLCILFIAIPFAIAAQYFGFARPWVFSLSLLGLIPLAERVSFLTEQIAYYTGPTVGGLLNATCGNATELIIAIFALMENKVDVVKYSLLGSILSNLLLVLGTSLLCGGIANMSVEQKFDRKQADVNIALLLLGLLCHVSPLMYRYASAINDTTSATDVLNTTKAILNLSRTSCVVMLIAYFAYIVFQLLTHRHIFETQEEDNEDGSEDETPVIGYWSGLIWLIGMTAIISLLSEYLVDTIEEASTSWGISVSFISIIVLPIVGNAAEHAGAVIFAFKNKLDITLGVALGSATQIAVFVVPMSVVVAWIIGIKMDLDFNLLETGSLALTIIATSFTLQDGTSHYLKGVVLLLCYFVIGASFFVQISPTVPGDNALNMRFKSTNQGIFRV, from the exons atgataatacaaaacacaaacgtACGTGAaacaaaattaacaaacatACTAATGGCTTCCAGCGAACCGTGGTTACTCGAAAATGGCTCAGAGAAGCGACTAACCAAGGAGACCAGACATGGCCATGGTCACAGCCGAACCGCACACAACAAGTCCGCATCATCCCTTCGCAGAAAATCCGATAGATCCCTTGTGTCAAAAGTACCTTGTTCAACTCTTAGAAATCTTTTAGCCAATGTACAAGAGGTCATTTTGGGTACTAAACTATGCATTCTTTTCATTGCGATTCCTTTCGCCATTGCCGCTCAATACTTCGGTTTCGCAAGG cCATGGGTGTTTTCGTTAAGTTTACTTGGATTAATACCTCTAGCAGAACGTGTCAGCTTTCTAACAGA GCAAATTGCTTACTACACTGGTCCAACag TGGGAGGACTGTTAAATGCAACATGTGGAAATGCAACAGAgttgatcatagcaatatttgcattgatggaaaacaaagtGGATGTTGTTAAATATTCTCTCTTGGGTTCTATTCTCTCTAACCTTCTTTTGGTTCTTGGCACTTCTCTTCTTTGTGGTGGCATTGCCAATATGTCAGTTGAACAGAAATTTGATAGG AAACAAGCAGATGTGAACATAGCATTACTTCTGTTGGGGCTGTTATGCCATGTGTCGCCACTGATGTACAGATATGCATCCGCAATTAACGATACTACTTCAGCTACTGATGTACTAAACACTACAAAAGCAATACTGAATTTGTCAAGAACTAGTTGTGTTGTCATGCTTATTGCTTATTTTGCTTACATTGTCTTCCAACTATTGACTCACCGCCACATCTTTGAAACCCAAGAg GAAGACAATGAGGATGGGAGTGAAGATGAAACCCCAGTAATTGGGTATTGGAGTGGATTGATTTGGCTAATTGGGATGACTGCTATCATCTCATTGTTGTCTGAATACCTGGTGGACACAATTGAG gAAGCCTCAACTTCATGGGGGATATCAGTGAGCTTCATCAGCATCATTGTGCTACCAATTGTTGGAAATGCAGCTGAGCATGCCGGAGCCGTCATCTTTGCTTTCAAGAATAAACTG GATATAACTCTGGGTGTGGCACTAGGTTCTGCAACTCAAATCGCCGTTTTTGTG GTACCAATGAGTGTAGTTGTTGCATGGATAATTGGCATCAAAATGGATCTTGATTTTAACTTACTTGAAACGGGTTCTCTTGCTCTCACAATTATAGCTACATCCTTTACATTACAG GATGGAACTTCTCATTACCTTAAAGGAGTAGTCCTTCTGCTTTGCTACTTTGTAATTGGAGCTAGTTTCTTTGTGCAAATTTCTCCAACTG TACCCGGAGACAATGCTTTGAACATGAGATTTAAATCTACAAACCAAGGGATCTTTAGAGTTTGA